The following coding sequences are from one Thermomicrobiales bacterium window:
- a CDS encoding iron-sulfur cluster assembly protein, with protein sequence MVQLNKDLIMEMLKDVFDPELGVNIVDLGLVYDAD encoded by the coding sequence ATGGTGCAACTGAACAAAGACCTCATTATGGAAATGCTCAAGGACGTCTTCGACCCGGAGCTGGGCGTCAACATCGTTGACCTCGGCCTCGTCTACGACGCTGATTGA